In the genome of Streptomyces sp. NBC_00190, one region contains:
- a CDS encoding esterase/lipase family protein encodes MGLCVPVSIPVSGAALRAGALEVIVLGGHLLLYPTGVCQEKVGAGPPATRSSATSATRPPALLLHGFSDNRSVFVLLRRALGAGGRRHVEAYNYSPFTRDLRVTARHLARRVEELCTRTGQEQVDLVGHSLGGLVARYYIQRLGGDARVRTLVTLGTPHSGTSVAPFMDAHPLVRQMRPDSEVLAELAAPAPGCATRCVAFWSEFDALMAPVGTARIEHPDLRVENVQVTGIGHLALPAHPTVIAAVLRALDGPATAVSGSSEATSVA; translated from the coding sequence ATGGGGCTGTGCGTACCCGTGTCCATTCCCGTATCCGGCGCCGCGCTGCGGGCCGGAGCGCTCGAGGTGATCGTGCTCGGCGGGCACCTCCTCCTGTATCCCACCGGAGTGTGCCAGGAGAAGGTCGGCGCCGGTCCACCGGCGACACGCTCGTCCGCGACGTCCGCGACGCGCCCGCCCGCCCTCCTCCTCCACGGGTTCTCCGACAACCGTTCCGTCTTCGTCCTACTGCGCCGCGCCCTCGGGGCGGGGGGCCGCCGGCACGTGGAGGCGTACAACTATTCGCCCTTCACCCGCGACCTGCGCGTGACCGCCCGCCATCTGGCCCGGCGCGTCGAGGAACTGTGCACGCGCACCGGGCAGGAGCAGGTGGACCTGGTCGGCCACAGCCTGGGCGGACTGGTCGCCCGGTACTACATCCAGCGCCTCGGCGGCGACGCCCGCGTCCGGACGCTCGTCACGCTCGGCACCCCGCATTCCGGCACGTCGGTCGCCCCCTTCATGGACGCGCACCCGCTGGTCCGGCAGATGCGCCCCGACTCCGAGGTGCTCGCCGAACTGGCCGCGCCCGCGCCCGGCTGCGCGACCCGATGTGTGGCGTTCTGGAGCGAGTTCGACGCGCTGATGGCCCCGGTCGGTACGGCCCGGATCGAGCATCCGGATCTGCGCGTGGAGAACGTGCAGGTCACCGGCATCGGGCATCTCGCCCTGCCCGCGCATCCCACCGTGATCGCGGCGGTCCTGCGCGCCCTCGACGGGCCCGCGACGGCCGTGTCGGGGAGCTCGGAAGCCACGTCCGTCGCATAG
- a CDS encoding ATP-binding protein, translating to MTMPEDTQRGEALRPHAEDAFAHELKALAVADDRPRPARWKLSPWAVATYLQGGTLADGTVITPKYVGPRRIVEVAVTTLATDRALLLLGVPGTAKTWVSEHLAAAVSGDSTLLVQGTAGTPEEAIRYGWNYARLLAHGPSREALVPSPVMRAMADGMTARVEELTRIPADVQDTLITVLSEKTLPIPELGEEVQAVRGFNLIATANDRDRGVNELSSALRRRFNTVVLPLPATADAEVDIVARRVDQMGRSLDLPAVPEGLEEIRRVVTVFRELRDGVTDDGRTKVKSPSGTLSTAEAISVVTGGLALAAHFGDGVLRPSDVAAGMLGAVVRDPAADKVVWQEYLEAVVRERDGWKDFYRACREVTV from the coding sequence ATGACCATGCCCGAGGACACCCAGCGCGGCGAGGCGCTGCGACCGCACGCCGAAGACGCCTTCGCACACGAACTGAAAGCCCTCGCCGTCGCCGACGACCGGCCCCGCCCGGCCCGTTGGAAGCTCTCCCCCTGGGCCGTGGCCACGTACCTGCAGGGCGGCACGCTCGCCGACGGCACGGTCATCACGCCCAAGTACGTCGGGCCGCGCCGCATCGTCGAAGTCGCCGTCACCACCCTGGCCACCGACCGCGCCCTGCTCCTCCTCGGCGTCCCCGGCACCGCCAAGACCTGGGTGTCCGAGCACCTCGCCGCCGCCGTCAGCGGGGACTCCACCCTCCTCGTCCAGGGCACGGCCGGAACCCCGGAGGAGGCGATCCGCTACGGCTGGAACTACGCCCGCCTCCTCGCCCACGGCCCCAGCCGCGAGGCCCTCGTCCCCAGCCCCGTCATGCGGGCCATGGCCGACGGCATGACCGCCCGCGTCGAGGAGCTCACCCGCATCCCCGCCGACGTCCAGGACACCCTCATCACCGTCCTGTCCGAGAAGACCCTCCCGATACCGGAACTCGGCGAAGAGGTGCAGGCCGTGCGCGGCTTCAACCTCATCGCCACCGCCAACGACCGCGACCGCGGGGTCAACGAGCTCTCCAGCGCGCTGCGTCGGCGCTTCAACACCGTCGTCCTGCCGCTGCCCGCCACCGCCGACGCCGAGGTCGACATCGTCGCCCGCCGCGTCGACCAGATGGGCCGCTCCCTCGACCTGCCGGCCGTACCCGAGGGCCTGGAGGAGATCCGCCGCGTCGTCACCGTCTTCCGCGAGCTGCGCGACGGAGTCACCGACGACGGCCGGACGAAGGTGAAGTCGCCCAGCGGCACCCTGTCCACCGCCGAGGCCATCTCCGTCGTCACCGGCGGCCTGGCCCTGGCCGCCCACTTCGGGGACGGCGTGCTGCGCCCCTCCGACGTGGCCGCCGGGATGCTCGGCGCCGTCGTCCGGGACCCGGCCGCCGACAAGGTCGTCTGGCAGGAGTACCTGGAGGCCGTGGTGCGCGAGCGGGACGGCTGGAAGGACTTCTACCGCGCCTGCCGGGAGGTGACGGTATGA
- a CDS encoding DUF5691 domain-containing protein — MVTGDEGYDEGYGDWEELVGAALLGTDRRRGGGPAGSPEALLDAAAVHTVRRRAGLRPAEAGPRPQPAPRDPRPAPPAAARQRLAQLLAGRTAAASGGRRGAAPDLTELLPQWLAAAGRHGYRSPAALVPALLDAARARTDLRAPALALAGARGMWLARLNPDWRFALRGGAGGAGELPDVTDGAAVERLWQEGLFAERVALLGAVRAHEAAAAPRLLATTWATERAEDRLMFLDSLRAGLSPQDEPFLEAALGDRSRNVRATAAELLSALPGSALAGRMAERALACVGPEGVTPPAECDARMLRDGVVKRPPAGRGERAWWLGQLVEAAPLSCWRDRFGGLGPAEIVALPVAGGEEWREELHAAWCRAAVRQRDARWSRALLGPASAPPAAGPGTASLAERAKLLETLSDGERADWVAEFIRAHGLSEAFQLLGVCVVPWAGALGRAVVDALDSAREAGSYPWSFSGVMGLAERCLDPAEAGRLEILTAAASAPPEAESGAAAYWAEAFQRLVATLRLREAMLAELAPA; from the coding sequence ATGGTCACGGGCGACGAGGGGTACGACGAGGGGTACGGGGACTGGGAGGAGCTGGTCGGCGCCGCACTGCTGGGCACCGACCGGCGCCGGGGCGGGGGCCCGGCCGGCTCGCCGGAGGCCTTGCTGGACGCGGCGGCCGTGCACACCGTGCGGCGCCGGGCGGGGCTGCGGCCGGCCGAGGCGGGCCCGCGCCCGCAGCCCGCGCCCCGGGACCCGCGGCCGGCACCACCGGCGGCGGCCCGGCAGCGGCTCGCGCAACTGCTGGCCGGCCGGACCGCCGCGGCGAGCGGCGGCCGGCGCGGCGCGGCCCCGGATCTGACGGAGCTGCTGCCGCAGTGGCTGGCCGCGGCCGGCCGGCACGGTTACCGCTCACCGGCCGCGCTCGTGCCCGCGCTGCTGGACGCGGCCCGGGCCCGTACGGATCTGAGGGCACCGGCGCTGGCGCTGGCCGGGGCGCGGGGGATGTGGCTGGCGCGGCTGAATCCGGACTGGCGGTTCGCCCTGCGCGGCGGAGCCGGAGGAGCCGGGGAGCTGCCGGACGTGACGGACGGGGCCGCGGTGGAACGGCTGTGGCAGGAGGGGCTGTTCGCGGAGCGGGTGGCGCTGTTGGGTGCCGTACGGGCCCACGAGGCGGCGGCCGCGCCGAGGCTGCTGGCGACGACCTGGGCCACCGAGCGGGCCGAGGACCGGCTGATGTTCCTCGATTCGCTGCGGGCGGGGCTGTCGCCGCAGGACGAGCCGTTCCTGGAGGCCGCCCTGGGCGACCGCAGCCGCAATGTCCGCGCGACGGCGGCCGAGCTGCTGTCGGCGCTGCCGGGCTCGGCGCTGGCCGGGCGGATGGCGGAGCGCGCCCTGGCATGCGTGGGCCCCGAGGGGGTGACCCCGCCGGCCGAGTGCGATGCGCGAATGCTGCGGGACGGGGTGGTCAAGCGGCCCCCCGCCGGACGCGGGGAACGGGCCTGGTGGCTCGGCCAGTTGGTGGAGGCGGCCCCGCTGTCCTGCTGGCGGGATCGGTTCGGTGGGCTCGGCCCGGCGGAGATCGTGGCGCTCCCGGTGGCCGGGGGCGAGGAGTGGCGGGAGGAACTGCACGCGGCCTGGTGCCGGGCGGCGGTGCGCCAGCGCGACGCGCGGTGGTCGCGGGCTCTGCTCGGCCCGGCGTCCGCGCCGCCCGCGGCGGGGCCGGGGACGGCCTCACTGGCGGAGCGGGCGAAGCTGCTGGAGACCCTGTCGGACGGGGAACGGGCGGACTGGGTAGCGGAGTTCATACGGGCCCACGGGCTGTCGGAGGCGTTCCAGCTGCTCGGGGTGTGCGTGGTGCCGTGGGCCGGGGCGCTGGGGCGGGCCGTGGTCGACGCGCTGGACTCCGCCCGGGAGGCGGGCAGCTACCCGTGGAGCTTCAGCGGGGTGATGGGGCTGGCGGAGCGCTGCCTCGACCCTGCGGAGGCGGGGCGGCTGGAGATACTGACCGCGGCGGCCTCGGCGCCGCCGGAGGCGGAGTCCGGCGCCGCCGCGTACTGGGCGGAGGCCTTTCAGCGGCTGGTGGCCACCCTTCGCCTGCGCGAGGCGATGCTGGCGGAGCTGGCCCCGGCCTGA
- a CDS encoding cobalamin B12-binding domain-containing protein gives MGVTGPIRVVVAKPGLDGHDRGAKVIARALRDAGMEVIYTGLHQTPEQIVDTAIQEDADAIGLSILSGAHNTLFVRVLELLKERDAEDIKVFGGGIIPEDDIAPLKEKGVAEIFTPGATTTSIVDWVRGNVRQ, from the coding sequence ATGGGTGTGACCGGTCCGATCCGTGTGGTGGTGGCCAAGCCGGGTCTCGACGGCCACGACCGCGGCGCGAAGGTGATCGCGCGGGCGCTGCGTGACGCGGGCATGGAGGTCATCTACACCGGCCTCCACCAGACCCCCGAGCAGATCGTGGACACCGCCATCCAGGAGGACGCCGACGCCATCGGCCTCTCGATCCTCTCCGGCGCCCACAACACGCTCTTCGTGCGCGTGCTGGAACTCCTCAAGGAGCGCGACGCGGAGGACATCAAGGTCTTCGGCGGCGGCATCATTCCGGAGGACGACATCGCCCCCCTGAAGGAGAAGGGCGTGGCCGAGATCTTCACCCCGGGCGCGACCACGACCTCCATCGTCGACTGGGTCCGCGGCAACGTCCGCCAGTAG
- the pcrA gene encoding DNA helicase PcrA yields the protein MSSLFDDSFLADLTPSDEVPPPPEDHAAPEAGADDLFGGRFDVPMTGDAYYRDGAPRPVIDPAALLDGLNEQQAAAVVHAGSPLLIVAGAGSGKTRVLTHRIGHLLAARNVHPGQILAITFTNKAAGEMKERVEGLVGPRANAMWVSTFHSACVRILRRESKRLGFTSSFSIYDAADSKRLMALVCRDLDLDPKKFPPKAFNAKISNLKNELIDEEAFADQAVDGFEKTLAQAYAMYQGRLREANALDFDDIIMTTVHLLQAFPDVAEHYRRRFRHVLVDEYQDTNHAQYTLVRELVGTGYPDLPPAEVCVVGDADQSIYAFRGATIRNILQFEEDYKDATTILLEQNYRSTQTILSAANAVIERNENRRAKNLWTEAGSGAVITGYVADTEHDEAQFIADEIDRLTDAGETKAGDVAIFYRTNAQSRVFEEIFIRVGLPYKVVGGVRFYERKEVRDVLAYLRVLANPEDNVPLRRILNVPKRGIGERAEAMIDALAMREKITFPQALRRVDEAFGMAARSTNAVKRFNVLMEELRTIVDSGAGPAVVLEAVLERTGYLTELQASTDPQDETRIENLQELAAVALEFEQGREAAATEAAEAGAPAPGPGTLAEFLEQVALVADSDQIPDEDTDGSGVITLMTLHTAKGLEFPVVFLTGMEDGVFPHMRSLGQTKELEEERRLAYVGITRARERLYLTRSSMRSAWGTPSYNPPSRFLEEIPAEYLQWKRTGASQKPAGPMRSSGYGSSGSGSGFGGGKASFGTSPEAFLSSSRTKSGPSGFATRRAADKPVITLVVGDRVTHDQFGLGTVMEVKGAGADAQATIDFGDDKPKRLLLRYAPVQKL from the coding sequence ATGAGCAGCCTCTTTGACGACAGTTTCCTGGCGGACCTCACCCCCTCCGACGAGGTCCCGCCGCCGCCCGAGGACCACGCCGCCCCGGAAGCGGGCGCGGACGACCTCTTCGGGGGCCGGTTCGACGTGCCCATGACCGGGGACGCGTACTACCGGGACGGCGCCCCCAGGCCCGTCATCGACCCGGCGGCGCTCCTGGACGGGCTGAATGAGCAGCAGGCCGCGGCCGTGGTGCACGCGGGCTCCCCGCTGCTCATCGTGGCCGGCGCCGGCTCCGGCAAGACCCGGGTGCTGACCCACCGCATCGGCCACCTGCTGGCCGCGCGGAACGTCCACCCCGGCCAGATCCTGGCGATCACCTTCACCAACAAGGCCGCCGGTGAGATGAAGGAGCGCGTGGAGGGCCTGGTCGGCCCGCGGGCGAACGCCATGTGGGTCTCCACCTTCCACAGCGCGTGCGTGCGCATCCTGCGCCGCGAGTCCAAGCGGCTCGGCTTCACGTCCTCGTTCTCGATCTACGACGCCGCCGACTCGAAGCGCCTGATGGCGCTCGTCTGCCGCGACCTGGACCTGGACCCGAAGAAGTTCCCGCCCAAGGCCTTCAACGCCAAGATCTCCAACCTGAAGAACGAGCTGATCGACGAGGAAGCCTTCGCCGACCAGGCCGTGGACGGCTTCGAGAAGACCCTCGCCCAGGCGTACGCGATGTACCAGGGGCGGCTGCGCGAGGCCAACGCGCTCGACTTCGACGACATCATCATGACCACCGTCCACCTGCTCCAGGCCTTCCCGGACGTCGCCGAGCACTACCGGCGCCGCTTCCGGCACGTCCTGGTGGACGAGTACCAGGACACCAACCACGCCCAGTACACGCTCGTGCGCGAGCTGGTCGGCACCGGCTACCCGGACCTGCCGCCCGCCGAGGTGTGCGTGGTGGGTGACGCCGACCAGTCGATCTACGCCTTCCGCGGCGCGACCATCCGCAACATCCTCCAGTTCGAGGAGGACTACAAGGACGCGACGACGATCCTGCTGGAGCAGAACTACCGCTCCACGCAGACGATCCTCTCCGCGGCCAACGCGGTCATCGAGCGCAACGAGAACCGCCGCGCCAAGAACCTGTGGACCGAGGCCGGCAGCGGCGCCGTGATCACCGGCTACGTCGCGGACACCGAGCACGACGAGGCGCAGTTCATCGCCGACGAGATCGACCGGCTGACGGACGCCGGGGAGACCAAGGCCGGGGACGTCGCGATCTTCTACCGGACCAACGCGCAGTCGCGCGTGTTCGAGGAGATCTTCATCCGGGTCGGGCTGCCCTACAAGGTCGTCGGCGGCGTCCGCTTCTACGAGCGCAAGGAGGTCCGCGACGTCCTCGCGTACCTGCGCGTCCTCGCGAACCCGGAGGACAACGTCCCGCTCCGCCGCATCCTGAACGTGCCCAAGCGCGGCATCGGCGAGCGCGCCGAGGCGATGATCGACGCCCTCGCGATGCGCGAGAAGATCACCTTCCCGCAGGCGCTGCGGCGCGTGGACGAGGCCTTCGGCATGGCCGCGCGCTCGACCAACGCGGTGAAGCGGTTCAACGTGCTGATGGAGGAGCTCCGTACGATCGTCGACTCCGGCGCGGGCCCCGCGGTGGTGCTGGAGGCGGTGCTGGAGCGCACGGGCTACCTCACCGAGCTCCAGGCGTCGACCGACCCGCAGGACGAGACGCGGATCGAGAACCTCCAGGAACTGGCGGCGGTGGCACTGGAGTTCGAGCAGGGGCGCGAGGCGGCGGCCACCGAGGCGGCCGAGGCCGGCGCCCCGGCTCCTGGCCCCGGCACGCTCGCCGAGTTCCTGGAACAGGTCGCGCTCGTCGCCGACTCCGACCAGATCCCGGACGAGGACACCGACGGCAGCGGCGTCATCACGCTCATGACCCTGCACACCGCCAAGGGCCTGGAGTTCCCCGTGGTCTTCCTGACCGGCATGGAGGACGGGGTCTTCCCGCACATGCGGTCGCTGGGCCAGACCAAGGAGCTGGAGGAGGAGCGCCGCCTCGCGTACGTCGGCATCACGCGTGCCCGCGAGCGGCTGTATCTGACCCGGTCCTCGATGCGCAGTGCGTGGGGGACCCCCTCGTACAACCCGCCGTCGCGGTTCCTGGAGGAGATCCCGGCCGAGTACCTGCAGTGGAAGCGCACGGGCGCCTCTCAGAAGCCGGCCGGGCCGATGCGGAGTTCGGGCTACGGGTCTTCGGGCTCGGGTTCGGGCTTCGGCGGCGGCAAGGCCTCGTTCGGCACCTCGCCGGAGGCGTTCCTGTCCTCGTCGCGTACGAAGTCGGGCCCGTCCGGGTTCGCGACGCGCCGGGCCGCCGACAAGCCGGTCATCACCCTCGTGGTCGGGGACCGGGTCACGCACGACCAGTTCGGGCTCGGGACCGTCATGGAGGTCAAGGGAGCGGGCGCGGACGCGCAGGCCACCATCGATTTCGGGGACGACAAGCCGAAGCGGCTGCTGCTGCGCTACGCGCCGGTGCAGAAGCTCTGA
- a CDS encoding SWIM zinc finger family protein, whose product MTEQHVRWTAEQVLALAPDDASRKAGGRLGGAGPWSQIGGSASGSLWGLCKGSGSTPYRTVVDLAGPAYKCSCPSRKFPCKHALGLLLLWSAEGVGEPGEAPEWAAQWLADRAAKAARPAAAAGRPADEEGARRRAERRAARIGAGVGELEQRLADLLRGGLADQEQSGYARWEETAARMVDAQAPGLAARVRELGTIPSCGSGWPARMLEEAALLHLLDRAWLGVASLPEQLAATVRSRVGLPASGEGEAVRDRWLVLAQYDSVSPDGRLTTRRIWLRGLGSGRPALVLDFGPPGRPPGLALPVGLVLEAEVRFRPGSAGLRADLGERRPAAVPCAEVPAGVSTGAALEAYGAALREDPWLESWPVVLGPVIPIPGELGWQLADAEGTSALPVPLTGAGSRSRPGLWQLAALSGGGPVTVFGECGHRGFTPLTAWQPGSPEPVPLA is encoded by the coding sequence ATGACTGAGCAGCACGTCCGCTGGACGGCGGAACAGGTACTGGCTCTGGCTCCTGACGATGCCTCACGCAAGGCGGGAGGCAGGCTCGGCGGGGCGGGTCCGTGGTCGCAGATCGGAGGTTCCGCTTCCGGTTCGCTGTGGGGGTTGTGCAAGGGCAGCGGCAGCACGCCGTACCGGACGGTCGTGGATCTGGCGGGGCCGGCGTACAAGTGCTCCTGCCCGAGCCGCAAGTTCCCGTGCAAGCACGCGCTGGGACTGCTGCTGCTCTGGTCCGCGGAAGGGGTGGGCGAGCCGGGTGAGGCGCCGGAATGGGCCGCACAGTGGCTGGCGGACCGGGCGGCGAAGGCCGCGCGGCCGGCCGCCGCGGCGGGCAGGCCGGCGGACGAGGAGGGGGCCCGTCGGCGGGCCGAGCGGCGGGCGGCGCGGATCGGCGCGGGCGTCGGCGAGCTGGAGCAGCGGCTGGCCGACCTGCTGCGCGGCGGTCTCGCCGACCAGGAACAGTCGGGGTACGCGAGGTGGGAGGAGACGGCCGCCCGGATGGTCGACGCCCAGGCACCCGGACTGGCCGCGCGGGTCCGGGAGTTGGGGACGATACCCAGTTGCGGCTCCGGCTGGCCCGCCCGGATGCTTGAGGAGGCGGCGCTGCTGCACCTGCTGGACCGGGCCTGGCTGGGGGTGGCCTCGTTGCCAGAACAGCTGGCGGCGACCGTGCGCAGCCGGGTGGGACTGCCGGCCTCCGGGGAGGGGGAGGCCGTACGGGACCGATGGCTGGTGCTCGCCCAGTACGACTCGGTGTCACCGGACGGCCGGCTCACCACCCGCCGGATATGGCTGCGCGGGCTGGGGAGCGGGCGGCCCGCCCTGGTGCTGGACTTCGGACCGCCCGGGCGGCCGCCGGGGCTGGCGCTGCCGGTGGGGCTGGTGCTGGAGGCGGAAGTCCGCTTCCGGCCCGGGTCGGCGGGGCTGCGGGCGGATCTCGGGGAGAGACGGCCGGCGGCCGTGCCGTGCGCGGAGGTTCCGGCCGGGGTGAGCACGGGGGCCGCCCTGGAGGCCTACGGGGCGGCGCTGCGGGAGGACCCGTGGCTGGAGTCCTGGCCGGTGGTCCTGGGCCCGGTGATCCCGATACCGGGAGAGCTGGGCTGGCAGCTGGCGGACGCGGAGGGCACCTCCGCCCTGCCGGTGCCCCTCACCGGGGCCGGGAGCCGCTCCCGACCGGGGTTGTGGCAACTGGCCGCACTGTCGGGCGGGGGGCCCGTCACGGTGTTCGGGGAGTGCGGCCATCGCGGCTTCACCCCCCTGACGGCCTGGCAGCCGGGCTCACCCGAGCCGGTGCCGCTCGCCTGA
- a CDS encoding M23 family metallopeptidase, with amino-acid sequence MNDRPSPGQYPDPGYDGLATATFAGDSTYVSYETQGQGVNYAAYGSYETGAYDTTAWTSQDPYLCSIPAQGVPADGTGLGAPPSGSWGRDTNAWSTPSAPSADYSGYTEYQQPQASFDYETSAEQTGHWSMPGYGTLTGTETGAYDATAWNSVPETQTQPQQQPETGYTYGYEYQQPAQQEQEYAQPEQEYAQEYTYEAPYSETAGFEPVTDEAPETPGAPEADEAHEAYEVPEAYEAPAVHDLPTQAVPLTSVPRAARRTTAKGDTKAGTKAGAKAGSSRRRTPAKRSALLTVAVPSACVMGVAGVAAASVGGLTGTDKPSEDTTTMAAPDPASVKPVAANTKLDTQLAALSADAGDFADRASRTQERIDLRQRQDDEKKKKAEEAAAKEAARPKFAIPVGQHGLSASFGQAGGMWMSVHTGIDFPVSYGTPVMAATDGTVRTQWNSAYGNMAIVTSPDGTETWYCHLSSTKIRSGKVKAGDVIAYSGNSGNSTGPHLHFEVRPGGGSAIDPLPWLRSHGLDPT; translated from the coding sequence GTGAACGACCGCCCCTCGCCGGGCCAGTACCCGGATCCCGGGTATGACGGCCTTGCCACCGCCACTTTCGCTGGTGACTCGACCTACGTTTCCTACGAAACGCAGGGCCAGGGGGTCAACTACGCGGCATACGGCTCCTACGAGACCGGCGCGTACGACACCACCGCGTGGACCTCGCAGGACCCCTACCTGTGCTCGATCCCGGCCCAGGGTGTCCCTGCGGACGGCACCGGGCTGGGGGCACCTCCCAGCGGTAGCTGGGGGAGGGACACGAACGCCTGGAGCACCCCGAGCGCCCCGAGCGCGGACTACTCCGGCTACACCGAGTACCAGCAGCCGCAGGCCTCCTTCGACTACGAGACCTCCGCCGAGCAGACCGGCCACTGGTCGATGCCGGGCTACGGCACCCTCACCGGCACCGAGACGGGGGCGTACGACGCCACCGCCTGGAACTCCGTCCCGGAGACGCAGACCCAGCCGCAGCAGCAGCCCGAGACCGGCTACACGTACGGGTACGAGTACCAGCAGCCCGCGCAGCAGGAGCAGGAGTACGCGCAGCCGGAGCAGGAGTACGCGCAGGAGTACACCTACGAGGCGCCCTACAGCGAGACCGCGGGCTTCGAGCCCGTCACCGACGAAGCGCCCGAAACACCCGGGGCACCCGAAGCGGACGAGGCGCACGAAGCGTACGAGGTGCCCGAGGCGTACGAAGCGCCCGCGGTGCACGACCTCCCCACCCAGGCCGTACCCCTGACCTCCGTGCCGCGCGCCGCGCGCCGGACCACCGCCAAGGGCGACACCAAGGCGGGCACCAAGGCCGGCGCGAAGGCCGGCAGCAGCCGTCGCCGCACCCCGGCGAAGCGTTCCGCCTTGTTGACCGTGGCCGTCCCCTCCGCCTGCGTGATGGGCGTCGCCGGCGTCGCCGCCGCCTCCGTCGGCGGGCTCACCGGCACGGACAAGCCCAGCGAGGACACCACCACGATGGCCGCGCCCGACCCGGCCTCCGTCAAGCCCGTCGCGGCGAACACGAAGCTCGACACCCAGCTGGCGGCGCTCAGCGCCGACGCGGGCGACTTCGCGGACCGCGCGAGCCGCACGCAGGAGCGCATCGACCTGCGCCAGCGCCAGGACGATGAGAAGAAGAAGAAGGCGGAGGAGGCCGCGGCCAAGGAAGCGGCCCGCCCCAAGTTCGCGATCCCCGTCGGGCAGCACGGCCTCAGCGCCAGCTTCGGCCAGGCGGGCGGCATGTGGATGTCCGTGCACACGGGCATCGACTTCCCGGTCTCCTACGGCACCCCGGTCATGGCCGCCACCGACGGCACCGTGCGCACGCAGTGGAACAGCGCCTACGGGAACATGGCCATAGTGACCTCGCCCGACGGCACCGAGACCTGGTACTGCCACCTCAGCAGCACCAAGATCCGGTCCGGCAAGGTGAAGGCCGGCGACGTCATCGCCTACTCGGGCAACTCCGGCAACTCCACCGGCCCGCACCTCCACTTCGAGGTACGGCCCGGCGGCGGGTCCGCGATCGACCCCCTGCCGTGGCTCCGCAGCCACGGCCTGGACCCGACGTAA